The following coding sequences are from one Rutidosis leptorrhynchoides isolate AG116_Rl617_1_P2 chromosome 11, CSIRO_AGI_Rlap_v1, whole genome shotgun sequence window:
- the LOC139874258 gene encoding putative disease resistance RPP13-like protein 1 produces the protein MAEIVASAVITVLIEKLISVDLMKLARSEGIDSHLKKWKNTLPMIQAVLADAEQKHITQRAVELWLNELKHLAYDIDDVLDDMATETMRRKFNGESHRRIGTSKVLKIIPSCFANFSHHNMMYGRNMTSKLDEISSMLNDLLEQKNNLGLDVNVKADIRPNRTYERFQQTSLVDESTVLGREEDTEELLEKLLGDEAFNQKVSVMSIVGLGGIGKTTLAKLLYNDEKVKNHFELRAWVCVSEQFDVFNISKAIYQAVTGEDKAFANLDLLHVAIKEKLSKKRFLVVLDDVWNEDHNQWELLKSSLVSGSPGSKIVVTTRKNKVALVMESDQPYMLEVLSDEIAMSLFAYNTLNEENFDKYPSLKILAQGLIKKCHGLPLALVALGRVLKIKGTSDDVWEELLNSEIWDLMDGSGILPALKLSYYDLPIPLKQLFAYCSLFPKDYKFNKDELVLLWMAEGFLSQSKGSNSMERLGHQYFEELCSRSFFQRSRYDKSEYTMHDLMNDLAVSVAGEFFFMLDDKMDLNGRNEAFERFRHFSFIGQRHAEYIKFKELHRSKRLRTFLPASIGWKDFITLDNVIVELLPKLQFLRVLSLTHQSVTHVPQSVGGLKHLRYLSFSRTSIKQVPEEVSELYNLQSLVVCNCHELYRLPASVSKLINLRHLNMSNTPLLRKTPLGIGGLTSLQTLSKVIIEEANGFKVSNLKHLLNLQGKLSIKGLEKVKDPQQAYDAMLHEKKGLVNLDMEWSDVFDDSRDSMIEYEVIQMLRPHTKLNKLKILRYGGMEFPSWFVAPAFEKLIELKLEGCRNCTHFRSISFPSLEYLEIIDMENLEIWSTCDRDNVKTTRSFPHLREIHIENCPKLVEVSIGLIPSLEVLDIERCSEAVFRDIIGVSSAIQRLDICGIKNLKKLDGEVIKHLRDLEILSIEYCKGLRYLWDSESEASIFLVSLKELDVSRCKKLVSIEEKDVAVGSSNMKYVIREVTIWGCDSLRSYNCPNSVGKLKIGGCDSMTSLTFSTTLQELPSSLKFLEVSSCKNLMSFPHAHLKSLKSLNEMKINNCPSMDDSFPCGLWPPNLRILSIGCLKKPMLEWGMQNYPTSLVELQLYGDNSGVTAFAIEGDAMNTASNSFLLPPSLTSLRINGFKEVESITDVVLQHLTHLQHLYIHLCFKLKDVPQSTSALEVYVYE, from the coding sequence ATGGCTGAAATCGTTGCTAGTGCTGTCATAACCGTGCTAATTGAGAAGTTAATCTCTGTTGACTTGATGAAGTTGGCTCGATCTGAAGGAATCGATTCTCATCTGAAAAAATGGAAGAATACTTTGCCCATGATCCAAGCTGTGCTAGCTGACGCCGAACAGAAGCATATCACACAAAGAGCTGTTGAATTATGGTTAAATGAGCTCAAACACTTGGCTTACGACATAGATGATGTACTCGATGATATGGCTACAGAAACTATGCGAAGAAAGTTCAATGGTGAATCGCATAGAAGAATCGGCACAAGTAAGGTATTGAAGATCATCCCATCTTGTTTTGCAAATTTCAGTCATCATAACATGATGTACGGTCGTAACATGACTTCTAAGCTAGATGAAATTAGTAGTATGTTAAATGATCTTTTGGAGCAGAAAAATAATTTAGGTCTAGATGTCAATGTGAAAGCTGATATTAGACCAAACAGAACATATGAACGATTCCAACAAACGTCACTAGTTGACGAGTCCACAGTTTTGGGCCGGGAAGAGGATACAGAGGAATTGCTCGAAAAATTGTTGGGGGATGAAGCCTTTAATCAGAAAGTAAGTGTTATGTCCATAGTTGGTCTGGGTGGTATCGGAAAAACAACTCTTGCCAAGCTTTTGTACAATGATGAAAAAGTTAAGAATCACTTTGAACTCAGGGCATGGGTTTGTGTTTCAGAACAATTTGATGTATTCAATATTAGCAAGGCGATTTATCAAGCTGTGACAGGGGAGGACAAAGCATTTGCTAATCTAGATTTGCTTCATGTGGCCATAAAAGAAAAATTGTCAAAGAAGAGGTTCCTAGTTGTATTAGACGATGTTTGGAACGAAGACCACAATCAATGGGAACTCCTTAAAAGCTCTTTAGTTTCCGGGTCCCCTGGAAGTAAAATTGTTGTCACCACCCGCAAGAACAAAGTTGCTTTAGTGATGGAATCTGATCAACCTTACATGTTAGAGGTTTTGTCAGATGAGATAGCTATGTCGTTATTTGCTTATAACACATTGAATGAAGAAAACTTTGATAAATATCCATCACTTAAAATACTTGCTCAAGGTCTAATTAAAAAATGTCATGGTTTGCCTCTGGCTTTGGTAGCGCTTGGGAGGGTCTTGAAGATAAAAGGAACAAGTGATGATGTATGGGAGGAATTGTTGAATAGCGAGATATGGGATCTTATGGATGGAAGCGGCATTCTTCCGGCTCTAAAGTTGAGTTATTATGACCTACCTATACCTCTGAAACAACTATTTGCATATTGCTCTTTATTTCCAAAAGACTACAAGTTCAATAAGGATGAATTAGTATTATTGTGGATGGCAGAAGGTTTTTTGTCCCAATCAAAGGGTAGTAACTCAATGGAGCGTTTGGGTCACCAGTATTTTGAGGAACTGTGCTCAAGGTCATTTTTTCAAAGGTCAAGATATGACAAATCAGAATACACGATGCACGATTTGATGAATGACTTGGCTGTAAGTGTTGCGGGAGAGTTCTTCTTTATGTTGGATGATAAGATGGATTTAAATGGTAGGAACGAAGCTTTTGAGAGGTTTCGTCACTTTTCATTCATAGGTCAACGACATGCAGAATACATAAAATTCAAGGAGTTACATAGGTCTAAACGCTTGCGAACGTTTCTACCAGCATCAATCGGTTGGAAAGATTTTATTACCTTAGACAATGTTATTGTGGAATTGCTTCCAAAATTACAGTTCCTAAGGGTTCTAAGCTTGACTCATCAATCAGTCACACATGTGCCTCAATCCGTTGGTGGTCTCAAGCATTTGCGGTACCTTAGTTTTTCGCGAACAAGTATCAAACAAGTTCCGGAAGAGGTCAGTGAGCTTTATAATCTTCAAAGCTTGGTGGTTTGTAATTGCCATGAGTTATATAGGTTGCCTGCTAGTGTTTCTAAGTTAATTAATTTGCGACATCTTAACATGAGTAATACTCCATTGTTGAGGAAGACACCCTTAGGGATTGGTGGATTAACAAGTCTACAAACtttatccaaggttattattgaagAAGCTAATGGTTTTAAGGTATCCAACCTAAAACACCTATTAAATCTTCAAGGTAAACTTTCCATTAAAGGATTGGAAAAGGTGAAAGACCCGCAGCAAGCATATGATGCCATGTTACATGAAAAGAAGGGTCTTGTTAATTTGGATATGGAATGGAGTGATGTATTTGATGATTCCAGAGATTCAATGATAGAATATGAAGTAATTCAAATGTTAAGACCTCACACAAAGTTAAATAAACTTAAGATATTGCGCTACGGGGGAATGGAATTTCCTAGTTGGTTTGTAGCTCCCGCATTTGAAAAGTTAATAGAGCTTAAGTTAGAAGGGTGCAGAAATTGTACACATTTTCGAAGTATTTCATTTCCATCGTTAGAATACCTGGAAATTATTGATATGGAAAACTTAGAAATATGGTCGACCTGTGATAGAGACAATGTCAAAACTACTAGATCATTTCCTCATCTTCGTGAAATTCATATAGAAAATTGCCCTAAACTGGTTGAGGTGTCAATTGGATTAATACCATCACTTGAGGTTTTGGATATAGAAAGATGTTCTGAAGCTGTGTTTAGAGACATTATTGGTGTGTCTTCGGCAATTCAAAGATTGGATATATGTGGTATAAAAAACCTTAAGAAACTTGATGGAGAAGTTATAAAACATCTTCGGGATCTTGAAATTCTAAGTATTGAATATTGTAAAGGTTTGAGATACCTTTGGGATTCCGAATCGGAGGCGTCCATATTTCTTGTGAGTTTAAAAGAGTTGGATGTAAGTAGATGTAAGAAGTTGGTGTCAATAGAAGAGAAAGATGTCGCTGTTGGAAGTAGCAATATGAAATATGTCATTAGAGAAGTGACAATTTGGGGTTGTGATTCGTTGCGGAGTTACAATTGCCCAAATAGTGTTGGGAAATTGAAGATAGGGGGATGTGATTCAATGACATCATTGACATTTTCAACAACATTGCAGGAGCTCCCATCATCacttaagtttcttgaagtctctTCTTGCAAAAATTTGATGTCGTTTCCTCATGCGCATTTGAAAAGTCTCAAGTCTTTGAATGAAATGAAGATAAATAATTGTCCAAGCATGGATGATTCTTTTCCATGTGGTTTGTGGCCTCCTAATTTAAGGATCTTGTCAATAGGATGCTTAAAGAAGCCAATGTTAGAGTGGGGGATGCAAAATTACCCGACCTCACTTGTTGAACTACAGTTATATGGTGATAATTCAGGAGTGACTGCATTTGCAATAGAAGGGGATGCGATGAATACTGCTTCAAATTCTTTTCTTCTTCCACCGTCTCTAACATCTCTAAGGATCAATGGTTTTAAGGAAGTGGAATCAATTACAGATGTGGTCTTACAACACCTCACTCACCTTCAACATCTTTATATCCATCTATGCTTTAAACTTAAAGATGTGCCACAATCAACTTCAGCTTTGGAAGTATATGTATATGAGTAG
- the LOC139875715 gene encoding LOW QUALITY PROTEIN: CENP-B homolog protein 2-like (The sequence of the model RefSeq protein was modified relative to this genomic sequence to represent the inferred CDS: inserted 2 bases in 2 codons; substituted 1 base at 1 genomic stop codon) encodes MASNLKGVXELSMTDPQRNLLCEYKRDNQGCTQHDLVHWVEKTFDLKVSQGTISNTLKRSSEFLSANFNKHGSSKRHKAAKYLNMEKVAYEWFLQHQKRVNITGELSIEKAAEALKLLYPLDSFKHKLSQGWLEKFKLRHGIKSYRRFGESGSVDTHDMEESIREKINQFPIKDVFNMDETGLFYWLQADHSLATKQLEGRKQDKERLTIVICCNEDGSEXIPLWIIGKYAKPRCFRNVNMDSLDCEYHANKRAWMIGLLFEEYVRWLDDQMHGRKILLVVDNCPAKHRVXFFLPPNMTSKIQPCDGGIMTHTNGHVDYDIWILNETNNKLKTNRKFIY; translated from the exons ATGGCTTCTAATCTAAAAGGTG AAGAATTATCGATGACAGATCCACAACGGAACTTATTATGCGAGTATAAGAGAGATAACCAAGGATGCACTCAACACGATTTGGTGCACTGGGTTGAAAAAACTTTCGATTTGAAAGTTAGTCAAGGAACAATATCAAACACTCTTAAGAGATCGTCGGAGTTCCTATCGGCTAACTTTAACAAACATGGATCTTCCAAACGTCACAAAGCAGCCAAGTATCTGAACATGGAGAAAGTTGCTTATGAATGGTTTCTCCAACATCAAAAGCGTGTGAATATAACAGGAGAGTTAAGCATAGAGAAGGCGGCTGAGGCGTTGAAGCTTTTGTATCCACTGGATTCTTTTAAACATAAACTTTCACAGGGCTGGCTTGAGAAATTCAAGTTAAGGCATGGTATCAAATCGTATCGCCGATTCGGAGAAAGTGGCTCAGTGGACACACATGACATGGAGGAGTCTATAAGGGAAAAAATTAATCAATTTCCGATTAAAGATGTTTTTAATATGGATGAAACTGGTTTGTTTTATTGGTTACAAGCTGACCATTCACTTGCAACAAAACAACTTGAAGGTAGGAAACAAGACAAGGAAAGACTTACAATTGTTATCTGTTGCAATGAAGATGGCTCAGAATAAATTCCTCTATGGATAATTGGTAAGTATGCAAAGCCACGTTGTTTTAGGAATGTCAACATGGATAGCCTAGATTGTGAATACCATGCCAACAAAAGAGCATGGATGATTGGTTTGCTTTTCGAAGAATATGTTCGTTGGCTAGATGATCAAATGCACGGTCGAAAAATTCTCTTGGTAGTGGATAATTGTCCAGCAAAACATCGAG GTTTTTTTCTACCGCCAAACATGACTTCAAAAATTCAACCATGTGATGGTGGGATAATGACTCATACAAATGGACACGTCGACTATGATATATGGATACTTAATGAAACaaataataaactaaaaacaaacagaaaatttatatattaa